A genomic stretch from Telmatocola sphagniphila includes:
- a CDS encoding DUF932 domain-containing protein encodes MAHDLATTNNKPAFAFYGEEPWHRLGQKLDQPATAEQAIAAAGLDYDVTLTEVATVDGMMVPRARAVVRYDNQTVLGLVSNRYIPVQNKQAFGFLDAVVADGGIRYHTAGALGQGEKIFLLAKLPGHIRVKNSEDLVNKFLLLSNAHDGSAALRVLFTPVRVVCQNTLSMALNQGQGEGISIRHQGNLEAKIGEAQRVLGLATRFYDNAAEKINRLASVYPTEAQLKNYFEKIYPSPEEELAKNSTKKARAELHRLFEQGIGHNMPEIRHSLWTAYNAVTEYVDHRTFRGKSERDRESNRLQSIWWGTAAKIKERAWHLAMQLAA; translated from the coding sequence ATGGCTCACGATCTAGCGACAACGAATAACAAACCTGCCTTCGCCTTTTACGGCGAAGAACCCTGGCACCGCCTGGGCCAGAAATTGGATCAACCCGCTACGGCGGAACAGGCCATCGCCGCCGCCGGCCTGGATTACGACGTGACCCTGACCGAGGTCGCCACCGTCGACGGCATGATGGTGCCCCGGGCTCGAGCGGTCGTTCGGTATGACAATCAGACCGTCCTGGGTCTGGTCTCCAACCGGTACATCCCGGTGCAGAACAAGCAAGCCTTCGGCTTCCTGGATGCCGTCGTGGCCGACGGGGGTATCCGGTACCATACCGCCGGTGCCCTGGGACAAGGCGAGAAAATCTTCCTGCTGGCCAAACTCCCCGGACACATCCGTGTGAAGAACTCCGAAGATCTGGTCAACAAATTCTTGCTTCTATCCAATGCTCACGATGGTTCAGCTGCACTCAGGGTCCTGTTCACCCCGGTACGGGTAGTCTGTCAAAACACCCTGTCGATGGCACTGAACCAGGGGCAAGGCGAAGGTATCAGCATCCGACATCAGGGTAACCTAGAGGCCAAGATCGGTGAGGCCCAACGCGTACTCGGCCTGGCCACACGGTTCTACGACAATGCGGCAGAGAAGATCAATCGACTGGCCAGTGTCTACCCGACCGAAGCCCAGCTAAAAAATTACTTCGAGAAGATTTACCCCAGCCCCGAGGAAGAACTCGCGAAGAACTCCACCAAGAAAGCCCGGGCCGAACTGCACCGACTCTTCGAACAAGGCATCGGTCACAACATGCCGGAGATCCGGCACAGTCTCTGGACCGCCTACAACGCCGTCACCGAGTACGTCGACCACCGCACCTTCCGGGGTAAATCCGAACGGGATCGAGAATCGAACCGCCTGCAAAGCATCTGGTGGGGTACCGCTGCCAAGATCAAGGAACGAGCCTGGCACCTGGCGATGCAACTGGCCGCCTGA
- a CDS encoding restriction endonuclease subunit S: protein MKKKLRDLADIRTGYQFRGKVTASDQANVSVIQIKDVDDRLRIHVSDLLPVKVDKPEAYEVNQGDLLFLSRGHRKFAAEVTDPVRDTIATGYFYIVHPKSKVVDPSFLAWSINHSEFQEAMRPFVRGSHIPLISKTDFQDITIRLPPLAVQRRIVELHRLFDRERELTTEIQSKREMLLQAVSRKLMTGQLQIQGDKL from the coding sequence ATGAAGAAGAAACTCCGAGACCTTGCGGACATCCGGACTGGGTATCAGTTCCGCGGGAAGGTCACAGCCAGCGATCAGGCCAACGTATCGGTAATCCAGATCAAGGATGTGGACGACCGGCTCCGGATTCATGTGTCAGATCTGTTGCCGGTGAAAGTTGACAAACCGGAAGCTTACGAAGTGAACCAGGGAGACTTGCTGTTTCTGTCTCGTGGCCATCGTAAGTTTGCGGCCGAGGTGACCGATCCGGTTCGGGATACCATCGCCACCGGGTACTTTTACATCGTGCATCCGAAGTCGAAAGTGGTGGACCCGAGCTTTTTGGCCTGGTCCATCAATCATTCAGAGTTTCAGGAAGCCATGCGTCCGTTTGTTCGAGGGAGCCACATTCCCCTGATCTCGAAGACCGACTTCCAGGACATCACTATTCGGCTGCCACCGTTGGCAGTCCAGAGGCGGATTGTCGAGTTACATCGTTTGTTTGATCGAGAACGAGAACTGACCACAGAGATCCAGTCGAAACGGGAAATGCTCCTTCAGGCGGTTTCCCGGAAGCTGATGACCGGTCAGTTGCAAATACAAGGGGACAAATTATGA
- a CDS encoding restriction endonuclease subunit S, giving the protein MTSKSRWIDHSFGEVVRMVSGGTPRRETPAYWNGSLDWYSAKDLKSFLLKGSQDRITEQGASNGTRKVPKGTPLMLVRGMTLLKEVPVGITTSEASFNQDVRALLSDAIVGEYLGYLLKSRERTLLSMVDQAGHGTGRLSTDRINELVLHFPECKKEQVAIVSVLSMWDLCISQLTDLIAAKLGFKQGLMQQLLTGKKRITSRTHHRTPGPLPGDSPDDSVVSLEVEFGITGKSFQEGIPAVSTCPPGWTQHSFRQVFKAVERPAELSDQVVYQLVTAKRYRGGIVPREQLRGEQIKTKTQFFVAAGDFLISKRQIIHGACGMVPASLDGAVVSNEYACLQPSSQLDPGFLNYLTHARYFQQTCFHASVGVALEKMIFRLDQWLKHLVNLPPLSEQRAIAHCLSTMDREILLLARQRRLLKEQKKGLMQKLLTGEVRVHQK; this is encoded by the coding sequence ATGACATCAAAATCACGATGGATCGACCACTCTTTCGGCGAGGTTGTTCGGATGGTCTCAGGAGGCACTCCAAGACGAGAGACACCAGCGTACTGGAATGGCTCACTTGATTGGTATTCGGCAAAGGATCTAAAGTCATTCTTGCTAAAGGGATCGCAAGATCGGATCACGGAGCAAGGGGCTTCGAACGGAACACGAAAGGTCCCGAAAGGGACGCCTTTGATGTTAGTTCGTGGAATGACGCTTTTGAAAGAGGTTCCTGTTGGAATTACCACTTCGGAAGCATCATTTAATCAAGATGTCCGGGCACTTCTTTCTGACGCGATCGTTGGGGAATACCTTGGTTACTTGCTCAAGTCGCGAGAGCGGACCCTTCTGTCGATGGTTGACCAAGCCGGGCATGGAACAGGACGACTGAGTACAGATCGGATTAACGAACTTGTCCTTCATTTCCCAGAGTGCAAGAAGGAACAGGTTGCAATTGTCTCTGTATTGTCGATGTGGGATCTGTGCATCAGTCAACTCACCGATCTCATTGCAGCTAAACTTGGGTTCAAACAAGGGCTGATGCAACAACTCCTGACAGGGAAGAAGCGGATAACTTCTAGGACCCATCACAGAACTCCTGGGCCGCTTCCTGGCGACTCTCCAGACGATTCCGTCGTCTCGCTTGAAGTCGAGTTTGGCATTACGGGAAAGAGCTTTCAGGAGGGCATACCGGCTGTCAGTACTTGCCCCCCTGGTTGGACTCAGCACTCCTTCCGTCAAGTGTTCAAGGCCGTCGAGCGTCCGGCTGAACTCAGTGACCAGGTTGTTTATCAGTTGGTAACAGCCAAACGCTACCGAGGCGGAATAGTGCCCCGTGAGCAACTCCGTGGGGAGCAGATCAAGACAAAGACCCAGTTCTTTGTCGCAGCTGGCGACTTCCTGATCTCAAAACGCCAGATCATTCACGGTGCCTGTGGAATGGTGCCTGCTTCCTTGGATGGAGCGGTCGTCTCAAACGAATACGCCTGCCTCCAACCGAGCAGTCAGCTTGACCCAGGGTTTCTGAACTACCTGACTCACGCCCGATATTTCCAGCAAACCTGCTTCCACGCCAGTGTTGGTGTCGCACTAGAAAAGATGATCTTCCGGCTGGACCAGTGGCTGAAACACCTTGTGAATCTTCCACCTCTGAGCGAGCAAAGGGCGATTGCTCATTGTCTTTCCACGATGGACCGTGAAATCCTGTTGCTGGCTCGGCAACGTCGGCTCCTCAAGGAGCAGAAGAAGGGGCTCATGCAGAAGCTGCTAACCGGCGAGGTCCGGGTCCACCAAAAGTAG
- a CDS encoding protein kinase domain-containing protein: MQQDADFRTLDEDAVRKFERSWIQGIIEALEKYLPEANSPLYLPTLEELVLVDMEFRWKRSGQADASCESVEANPKVEDYLHRFPSLNQPLICRRLIHQEYRVRRQFSTRPEFEEYCHRFPDFVSTLQDLASESVLETWVSAHTNQLKSDSPNADSQKLESFGNYEVFEEIGRGGMGVVYRARQLRPNRIVALKMLLRSNRAISDGLDRFRSEAEAVGRLSHPNIVQVFEAGDHDGLPFFTLEYCEGGSLAEKLSGVPQPPLTAASLVVVLAQAIQSAHDRGILHRDLKPANVLFAADGTPKVTDFGLAKLIDQDGGQTHTGTVIGTPSYMAPEQALGEAKRVGPPADIYALGAILYEVLTGRPPFRGATILETLDQVRSREPVSVRELNPAVPKDLETICLKCLNKEPGNRYGSGTELAEDLNRYLSGETIYARPAGRIEKFGRWCRRDPYLAATGAFAIVAMIGAMIASLAYAFEQSRSAKEQKLATESLRQEKQLTEIARERASHFTSLSARLAAERGQSFGEKRDAALALLWYGRSLEMASPDDDDLQWFVRTNLSAWLQQVQPLKANYPHGHKVTLALFSPDGKTVVTGGFDGTARLWQIDTGETIGRMQMQHPIVLASFSSDNKRIVTTGQELVTETGTTQVWDARTGLPIGPLVRHNLLTKAILSPDGRKILFKRQNTKVDWLQCRDVESDQVILDLQDPEITIFDQNFSPDGKRILVTGREGEVRLYDAFSGKLLKNTRPFTKPVSHSVFSGDGKLIICSSIDGTVRLLDALTLEPFGETMVHDFKVLYVFLSPNDNILMTYGLGKVIRLWDAHSGKPFSTASLSLDAPIGLARFSADSKSILTTCTDKTAQIWDPASGERLGPALNFRGQLGDITNYSNSQFRILSFDGSSVQLWELDAREVAGHLPCAEIVEALKYSTDGKIAITAGRSGIQRWNTSTQERIGDPLGYKSGDIVRCLAINPKDNAILAGTSGGEIKCWNLASGQQLNPISSVVNDKTNTMATGKFKHSSPILGLSISPDGRKILTSCQDRSAYLWDKNRPDTPERILSKQGVFGVDFSPDGVTFATAGIDGNAQIWNKHTGEVIGKPLEHGNSVWSCRFSPDGKTLLTTSNSAAYLWKVSNGQSITLSYSGVSVVQEFSPDGRIVLVGSAGGEMFLFEAINGKPIGPVLRHPDRIFSGAFSPDQRILLTGCADQKTRIWEVPHPVEGEVEKVVLWSQILTGCELDNTGEVHILAAEDWESRRKRLVDLGGLLVSLPRNKSAKLDNADFSNPSGIWEGWYKNSLRTSQGMSETKSKIIIRWDGKKGTGDWDGYSIQNMERIKNPDGSPGNEYVWTHSNGGKFYKVSIVPREVHDFQVTSLFIAYKVTDGKGEALYDGQGYFNVTANK, from the coding sequence GTGCAACAAGATGCCGATTTCCGAACTCTAGATGAAGATGCGGTTCGAAAATTCGAGCGATCTTGGATACAAGGGATTATCGAAGCTCTCGAGAAGTACTTGCCCGAAGCCAACAGCCCGCTTTACCTTCCGACACTCGAAGAACTTGTTCTGGTTGATATGGAGTTTCGTTGGAAGCGATCAGGCCAAGCCGACGCGAGTTGTGAGTCAGTCGAAGCTAATCCCAAGGTCGAAGACTACTTGCATCGATTCCCAAGTCTGAATCAACCGCTGATTTGTCGCCGACTGATTCATCAAGAATATCGAGTACGACGTCAATTCAGTACTCGGCCTGAATTCGAAGAGTATTGCCACCGTTTTCCTGACTTTGTGAGTACTTTGCAGGATCTGGCTTCCGAATCGGTTCTTGAGACATGGGTGAGCGCACATACGAATCAATTGAAATCTGACTCTCCAAATGCAGATTCCCAAAAATTAGAATCGTTTGGCAATTATGAAGTATTTGAAGAAATTGGCCGCGGTGGAATGGGTGTCGTTTATCGGGCTCGGCAGTTGCGACCGAACAGAATAGTCGCACTGAAAATGCTTCTTCGGAGTAATCGAGCGATATCAGATGGACTGGATCGCTTCAGAAGTGAAGCCGAGGCGGTAGGAAGGCTTAGTCATCCTAATATTGTTCAGGTTTTCGAGGCAGGCGATCATGATGGCTTACCGTTTTTCACTCTGGAATACTGCGAAGGCGGATCCCTCGCTGAGAAGTTAAGTGGTGTTCCTCAGCCGCCACTTACGGCGGCCTCTCTTGTAGTAGTCCTGGCGCAGGCAATTCAATCTGCTCACGATCGTGGCATTTTGCATCGCGATTTGAAGCCTGCCAATGTCCTGTTCGCGGCGGATGGTACGCCGAAAGTTACGGACTTCGGTCTTGCTAAGCTCATTGATCAGGATGGCGGCCAGACCCATACAGGTACCGTAATCGGTACGCCCTCCTACATGGCCCCGGAGCAGGCGCTGGGTGAAGCTAAGCGAGTCGGTCCCCCTGCGGACATCTATGCACTCGGTGCCATTTTATACGAAGTATTGACCGGTCGTCCTCCTTTCCGCGGCGCGACAATTTTGGAAACTCTCGATCAAGTTCGTAGTCGTGAACCAGTTTCCGTCCGCGAACTCAATCCTGCAGTTCCCAAGGACCTTGAGACAATTTGTCTGAAGTGTCTCAATAAGGAACCTGGGAATCGGTATGGCAGTGGAACTGAACTAGCCGAAGATCTGAATCGCTACCTCAGCGGTGAGACGATTTACGCTCGTCCCGCGGGACGCATCGAAAAATTTGGGCGCTGGTGTCGTCGGGATCCTTATTTGGCGGCAACCGGGGCTTTTGCCATTGTAGCAATGATCGGCGCGATGATCGCGTCATTGGCATATGCCTTTGAGCAATCCCGGAGCGCAAAAGAACAAAAACTAGCGACAGAAAGTCTTCGGCAAGAAAAGCAACTGACGGAAATCGCCCGAGAGCGAGCAAGCCATTTTACATCACTTTCGGCTCGGTTAGCTGCGGAGAGGGGGCAATCCTTCGGTGAAAAAAGAGATGCCGCTTTGGCTTTACTCTGGTATGGTCGAAGCCTCGAAATGGCCAGTCCCGATGATGATGACTTGCAGTGGTTCGTCCGAACTAACCTCTCTGCTTGGCTCCAACAAGTTCAGCCCCTGAAAGCGAATTATCCACACGGCCACAAAGTTACCTTAGCCCTGTTCAGTCCAGACGGAAAAACTGTGGTTACGGGGGGATTCGATGGCACTGCCCGACTCTGGCAAATTGATACGGGAGAGACAATCGGTCGCATGCAGATGCAACATCCCATAGTTCTGGCAAGTTTCTCATCTGACAATAAGAGAATCGTCACGACCGGTCAAGAACTCGTTACAGAAACCGGGACTACCCAAGTCTGGGATGCACGTACCGGCCTGCCTATTGGTCCACTTGTGCGCCACAATCTGCTTACGAAAGCCATTCTCAGTCCCGATGGTCGAAAGATTCTTTTCAAGCGGCAAAACACCAAAGTAGACTGGTTGCAATGTCGGGACGTGGAAAGCGATCAAGTGATCCTGGATCTTCAAGATCCAGAGATAACTATCTTTGACCAAAATTTTAGTCCGGATGGAAAAAGGATTTTGGTGACAGGGAGAGAAGGCGAAGTCCGACTATACGATGCATTTTCGGGGAAATTACTAAAGAACACCCGGCCGTTTACTAAACCGGTGAGCCATTCCGTATTCAGCGGGGATGGCAAATTGATAATATGCAGCAGCATAGATGGAACCGTCCGTCTCCTAGATGCGCTCACACTTGAACCATTTGGAGAAACGATGGTTCACGACTTCAAAGTACTGTACGTATTTCTAAGTCCCAATGACAATATTTTGATGACTTACGGTCTGGGAAAGGTGATTCGACTCTGGGATGCCCACTCAGGTAAGCCATTTTCAACTGCCAGTTTGAGTCTGGATGCTCCGATCGGGTTGGCAAGGTTTAGTGCTGATAGCAAATCGATCCTTACGACATGCACCGATAAAACCGCTCAGATTTGGGATCCAGCGAGCGGAGAGCGACTGGGGCCTGCCCTGAATTTTCGCGGCCAGCTTGGAGACATCACTAATTACTCGAACAGTCAGTTCAGGATTTTATCCTTTGATGGCTCATCTGTGCAGCTTTGGGAATTGGATGCTAGAGAAGTCGCTGGCCATCTCCCTTGCGCGGAAATTGTGGAGGCTTTGAAATATAGCACCGACGGTAAAATCGCGATCACGGCAGGTAGATCAGGCATTCAGCGCTGGAATACTTCCACGCAAGAGCGAATTGGAGATCCCTTAGGGTATAAAAGCGGTGATATTGTTCGCTGCCTGGCGATAAACCCAAAAGACAATGCGATTCTAGCAGGAACCTCCGGTGGCGAGATCAAATGCTGGAATTTGGCTAGCGGACAGCAATTGAATCCGATATCGAGTGTGGTAAATGACAAGACTAACACAATGGCGACTGGCAAATTCAAGCACTCCAGCCCAATACTTGGGCTATCGATCAGTCCCGATGGTCGAAAAATTCTCACTTCTTGCCAAGATCGATCAGCCTATCTTTGGGATAAGAACAGACCGGACACACCCGAAAGAATTCTTAGTAAACAAGGTGTCTTTGGCGTCGATTTCAGTCCCGATGGTGTAACGTTTGCTACTGCTGGCATCGATGGTAACGCTCAGATCTGGAACAAGCACACTGGTGAAGTGATTGGGAAGCCGCTGGAGCACGGAAACTCTGTCTGGAGCTGCCGATTTAGCCCCGATGGGAAGACGCTGCTGACTACATCTAATTCTGCTGCGTATCTATGGAAAGTTTCAAACGGTCAATCAATAACCCTATCTTATTCGGGAGTTTCAGTTGTTCAGGAATTCAGCCCGGACGGACGCATCGTTTTGGTCGGATCCGCCGGAGGCGAAATGTTCCTTTTTGAGGCTATAAACGGTAAACCCATCGGGCCTGTACTACGACATCCGGACCGGATTTTTAGTGGCGCGTTCAGCCCAGACCAGAGAATACTTCTAACGGGTTGTGCCGATCAGAAAACTCGTATCTGGGAGGTTCCCCATCCCGTTGAAGGGGAAGTGGAAAAGGTCGTGCTATGGTCACAAATCCTCACCGGATGCGAACTCGACAATACAGGCGAAGTGCACATCTTAGCAGCCGAGGACTGGGAATCTCGAAGAAAACGACTCGTAGACCTCGGAGGCCTACTAGTATCCTTGCCCCGAAACAAGTCAGCGAAATTGGACAATGCCGATTTTTCAAATCCTTCAGGAATTTGGGAAGGCTGGTACAAGAATTCTCTCAGAACTTCGCAAGGAATGTCGGAAACAAAGTCTAAAATCATCATTCGATGGGATGGGAAAAAGGGAACTGGTGACTGGGATGGTTATTCCATCCAGAATATGGAACGAATAAAAAACCCAGACGGATCACCTGGAAACGAGTACGTCTGGACTCACTCCAACGGAGGAAAGTTTTATAAGGTATCGATTGTACCCCGCGAGGTGCATGATTTCCAGGTTACAAGTCTTTTCATCGCTTACAAAGTCACGGATGGCAAAGGTGAAGCGCTTTATGATGGCCAGGGATATTTCAATGTAACAGCGAACAAATAG
- a CDS encoding DUF4917 family protein, protein MSRSLAKTIKPGSEARSVENHTGVSYKPTERTRIRAIEPISFKEALSIADEHGKKHLMLGNGFSIALRPAIFTYNTLYERAKDSKKLSAEMQDVFDKLGTTDFELVMEALENAAILVSLYEKSNPRLAKTLKKEAAHLRDVLAETIAENHPSRPHDITPEQYASCKRFLANFDGQIYTLNYDLLLYWTLMQSEVEPRVKSDDGFRNPEGREEEFVTWDVQNTNEQRIFYLHGALHIYDAGADLLKFTWSKTSVALIDQIKSSLAKREYPLIVTEGTSDQKKTRIQHSNFLGRAYRSFSAITGSLFIYGHSLADNDEHLLKLIDKGKVTKVFVGIYGEPTSERNLAIIDRARKFQTRRRSGSPPDVYFFDASSAHVWDAQDFGTVEKKGKNSAN, encoded by the coding sequence ATGTCTCGAAGTTTGGCGAAAACGATTAAACCAGGTTCGGAAGCCAGATCGGTTGAGAACCACACGGGGGTTTCATACAAACCCACAGAACGAACAAGAATTAGAGCTATTGAACCTATTTCGTTTAAAGAGGCACTGAGTATTGCCGACGAGCATGGCAAGAAGCATCTAATGCTGGGCAACGGCTTCAGTATTGCTCTTCGCCCCGCCATTTTCACTTACAACACCTTGTATGAACGGGCCAAAGATTCGAAAAAGCTTTCCGCAGAAATGCAGGATGTTTTCGACAAATTGGGAACGACGGATTTTGAACTGGTTATGGAGGCATTGGAAAATGCCGCAATCCTCGTGAGTCTATACGAAAAATCCAATCCCAGGCTTGCCAAAACTCTTAAAAAAGAAGCTGCCCATTTGCGGGATGTGCTCGCCGAAACTATCGCAGAAAACCACCCTTCACGACCTCACGATATTACGCCAGAGCAATATGCATCCTGCAAAAGGTTTCTCGCAAATTTCGACGGGCAAATCTACACTTTGAATTACGATCTTCTCCTTTATTGGACATTGATGCAGTCAGAAGTGGAGCCTAGGGTTAAATCTGATGATGGATTTCGAAATCCAGAAGGCCGTGAAGAAGAATTTGTCACCTGGGATGTACAGAACACAAATGAGCAGCGAATCTTTTACTTGCATGGTGCACTTCACATCTATGATGCTGGTGCAGATCTTTTGAAATTTACATGGAGCAAGACTTCAGTTGCTCTGATTGACCAAATCAAGAGTTCGCTTGCTAAACGAGAGTATCCTCTGATTGTTACCGAAGGAACGTCTGACCAGAAGAAAACTCGTATTCAGCACAGCAATTTCCTTGGACGTGCATATCGTAGTTTTTCAGCCATCACTGGAAGCCTGTTCATTTATGGCCATTCCTTGGCAGACAATGACGAGCACTTGCTGAAACTCATCGACAAGGGAAAGGTAACAAAGGTCTTCGTGGGGATCTACGGCGAACCGACCTCAGAGCGGAATCTAGCCATTATTGATCGTGCTCGAAAATTCCAAACTCGACGCCGAAGCGGTTCTCCACCTGACGTCTATTTCTTTGACGCTAGCTCTGCCCATGTCTGGGATGCGCAAGACTTTGGAACAGTCGAAAAGAAGGGGAAGAATTCAGCAAATTGA
- a CDS encoding RNA polymerase sigma factor → MPQDDEWLIQGLTRGDPEAARVFCERYAPMLQRVADKYLADGMRRRVGPESVCQSVCLSFLRRAQAGEFQLPDSESLWQLLCAITLTKVREKARYHRRQKRNIERERPLNSPMGRNTDGEDFDLADPHPTNVDAVEFQEEFEALLADLDDEERQLVEIKLQQNTNEEAATKMGCSERTVRRILKRIQSKVSRGLQSG, encoded by the coding sequence ATGCCGCAAGATGACGAATGGCTCATTCAAGGCTTGACGAGGGGAGATCCAGAAGCTGCGCGAGTCTTTTGCGAACGCTATGCTCCAATGCTGCAGCGAGTTGCCGACAAATACCTCGCAGATGGAATGCGGCGCCGCGTTGGTCCAGAGTCAGTCTGTCAGTCGGTTTGTCTTTCATTTCTTCGTCGAGCACAAGCGGGCGAGTTCCAGCTTCCCGACAGCGAAAGTCTTTGGCAGCTATTGTGCGCCATTACATTGACCAAGGTGCGTGAAAAAGCCCGATATCACCGTCGTCAGAAACGGAATATTGAGCGAGAACGTCCCTTAAACTCACCTATGGGAAGAAATACTGACGGCGAAGACTTCGATTTGGCTGATCCACATCCCACGAATGTCGACGCGGTGGAGTTTCAAGAGGAGTTTGAAGCTTTGTTGGCCGATTTAGACGATGAAGAAAGGCAACTAGTCGAAATCAAACTTCAGCAAAATACGAACGAAGAAGCTGCAACGAAAATGGGATGCTCCGAGCGTACTGTTCGACGCATACTCAAACGAATTCAATCGAAAGTGAGCCGAGGACTTCAATCGGGATAA
- a CDS encoding type I restriction-modification system subunit M translates to MNESISQDEINNIVWKACDTFRGAVDPSEYKNYILTMLFLKYLSDLWKDKKREYEEKYKGDAERVKRALSRERFTLPEECDFDYLYSKRDAPNIGELINIALEKIEDANKSKLENVFRNIDFNSEPALGQTKERNRRLKHLLDDFSDPKLDLRPSRIGQRDIIGDVYEYLIGQFAAGAGKKAGEFYTPKEVSILLAKLVQPKAGDRICDPACGSGSLLIQVSKEVHDDTGKTSKNFSLFGQESNGSTWALCRMNMFLHEQDGARVEWCDTITNPKLIEDDKLMKFNVVVANPPFSLDKWGADFASHDPHKRFWRGTPPKSKGDYAFITHMIEIAVADDGRVGVIVPHGVLFRGGSEGLIRQKLIEENFLETVIGLPANLFFGTGIPSAILIFHKGKKTTDVLFVDASRDCADEKKQTRLRPEDIEKIVATVRKFKSVPKYAHRAKRSEIEESEFNLNIPRYVDTSEAEEVIDIVALQTEIEGLEAELSKTRTEMRRHLADLGLKGYAS, encoded by the coding sequence ATGAACGAATCAATAAGCCAGGATGAAATCAACAATATCGTTTGGAAGGCATGCGACACATTCAGGGGAGCTGTGGATCCGTCCGAGTACAAGAACTACATCCTAACGATGTTGTTCTTAAAGTACCTCAGCGACTTGTGGAAGGACAAGAAGCGGGAGTATGAGGAGAAGTACAAGGGGGACGCCGAACGGGTCAAACGTGCCCTGAGCCGGGAAAGGTTCACGCTGCCGGAGGAGTGTGACTTCGATTACTTGTACTCCAAGCGGGATGCCCCCAACATCGGGGAACTCATAAACATCGCTTTGGAAAAAATCGAAGACGCGAACAAGTCCAAGCTTGAGAACGTCTTCCGCAACATCGACTTCAACTCCGAGCCGGCCCTGGGGCAGACCAAGGAACGGAACCGTCGGCTCAAGCACCTGCTGGACGACTTCAGCGATCCCAAGCTCGATCTGCGTCCTTCCCGCATCGGACAACGGGATATCATCGGCGACGTTTACGAGTACCTCATTGGTCAGTTCGCTGCCGGAGCCGGGAAGAAGGCCGGGGAGTTCTATACGCCGAAGGAAGTTTCGATCTTGCTGGCCAAGTTGGTTCAACCAAAAGCCGGGGACCGTATCTGCGACCCAGCTTGTGGTTCGGGATCTCTGTTGATCCAGGTCTCCAAAGAAGTTCATGACGATACCGGGAAGACCAGCAAGAACTTCTCCCTCTTCGGCCAGGAATCCAACGGAAGCACATGGGCTTTGTGCAGGATGAACATGTTCCTGCATGAACAGGATGGTGCTCGGGTCGAATGGTGTGACACGATCACAAACCCCAAGCTCATCGAAGACGACAAGCTGATGAAGTTCAACGTGGTGGTGGCCAATCCTCCCTTCTCCCTGGACAAGTGGGGAGCCGACTTTGCCAGCCACGATCCCCACAAGCGGTTCTGGCGTGGGACACCCCCCAAGAGCAAGGGGGACTACGCCTTCATTACCCACATGATCGAAATCGCCGTGGCTGACGATGGCCGGGTCGGGGTCATCGTCCCACACGGGGTCTTATTCCGGGGCGGGTCTGAGGGGCTGATTCGTCAGAAGCTGATTGAAGAGAACTTCCTGGAAACGGTCATCGGACTTCCGGCCAACCTGTTCTTCGGGACGGGGATCCCTTCGGCGATCCTGATCTTCCACAAAGGGAAGAAGACCACGGACGTGCTCTTCGTCGATGCCAGCCGGGATTGTGCAGATGAGAAGAAGCAAACGCGGCTGCGGCCTGAGGACATTGAGAAGATCGTTGCTACGGTTCGGAAGTTCAAGAGTGTCCCCAAGTACGCTCATCGAGCCAAACGATCGGAGATTGAGGAGAGCGAGTTCAATCTCAACATCCCGCGGTATGTGGACACGTCTGAAGCCGAAGAAGTGATCGACATCGTAGCCTTACAGACTGAGATCGAAGGCCTGGAAGCCGAACTTAGCAAGACACGGACGGAGATGAGGCGGCACTTAGCTGACCTCGGCCTGAAAGGGTATGCATCATGA